In Thioalkalivibrio paradoxus ARh 1, the following are encoded in one genomic region:
- a CDS encoding AMP-binding protein, which yields MTSATDPCLVRAAARAFTDAPALLGPDVRLSFRELDRLVDARARSLAARGDSGNWVMHRATPAASSLIEFFALLRAGFNVLPVNPALPAQALSRLIERQGIAHCADAHADAARGQPNASAEADRNGPQTGELPAPAPLTGMLTSGSTGEPKLAVHNSRHHVLSAEGFAAAIPLGPGDRYLLALPWFHVGGLAILFRCLLHGAAIVLGGRAEDADFLRTMGATHVSVVETQLRRLLAAPDPLPRLRCLLLGGGPVRASVRNAALERGLPVWLSYGLTEMASAVIAEDPDGRVHRLPHRECRIASDGEILVRGGTLCLGYLDRGTLVPATDPDGWFHTRDLGEWNTCGFRVIGRLDNRFISGGENVQPEAIEAVLREHPAIAEAVVVPRPDDEFGQRPVAFLDCIGEIREDALRDWLRSRLNPWLLPVAFRSLPRNDGMKIRRADLLRLAAQPEP from the coding sequence GTGACCTCCGCGACCGATCCCTGCCTGGTCCGTGCAGCCGCCCGAGCCTTCACAGACGCACCCGCCCTGCTTGGACCCGACGTCCGGCTCTCGTTCCGTGAACTCGACCGGCTGGTCGATGCGCGCGCCCGGAGCCTGGCCGCGCGGGGCGATTCCGGGAACTGGGTGATGCATCGGGCAACGCCGGCTGCATCGAGTCTGATCGAGTTTTTCGCGCTGCTGCGGGCCGGCTTCAACGTGCTGCCGGTCAACCCGGCGCTGCCGGCGCAGGCGCTCTCGCGGCTGATCGAGCGCCAGGGCATCGCGCATTGCGCGGACGCCCATGCCGATGCGGCACGGGGACAGCCCAACGCGTCTGCCGAAGCAGACAGAAACGGCCCGCAAACCGGGGAACTCCCGGCACCTGCGCCGCTGACCGGCATGCTGACCTCCGGCTCCACCGGCGAGCCCAAATTGGCCGTGCACAACTCGCGCCACCATGTCCTCAGCGCAGAGGGCTTCGCAGCCGCGATCCCCCTCGGCCCCGGAGACCGATACCTGCTGGCGCTGCCATGGTTCCATGTCGGCGGGCTCGCGATCCTGTTTCGCTGCCTGCTGCACGGTGCGGCCATCGTGCTCGGGGGACGGGCGGAAGATGCGGACTTCCTGCGCACGATGGGAGCTACCCATGTCTCGGTGGTCGAGACGCAGCTTCGCCGTCTGCTCGCCGCGCCGGACCCGCTGCCGCGCCTGCGCTGCCTGCTGCTGGGTGGAGGGCCGGTGCGCGCCTCGGTACGCAACGCGGCGCTGGAACGCGGCCTGCCGGTCTGGCTCAGCTACGGCCTCACGGAGATGGCTTCGGCGGTCATCGCCGAGGATCCGGACGGACGGGTGCATCGGCTGCCTCACCGCGAATGCCGAATCGCGAGTGACGGCGAGATCCTCGTGCGCGGCGGCACATTGTGCCTCGGATACCTGGACCGCGGCACGCTGGTGCCAGCCACCGACCCCGACGGCTGGTTCCACACCCGCGACCTCGGCGAATGGAACACCTGTGGCTTCCGGGTGATCGGTCGGCTCGACAACCGATTCATCAGCGGCGGCGAGAACGTGCAACCCGAGGCGATCGAAGCCGTGTTGCGCGAGCATCCAGCGATTGCCGAGGCCGTCGTCGTGCCCCGCCCGGACGATGAATTCGGGCAGCGCCCGGTCGCGTTCCTGGACTGCATCGGCGAGATCCGCGAGGATGCGCTGCGCGACTGGCTGCGGTCGCGGCTGAACCCCTGGCTGCTGCCCGTGGCGTTCCGTTCCCTGCCCCGCAACGACGGCATGAAGATCCGCCGCGCGGACCTGCTCCGGCTGGCGGCGCAACCCGAACCCTGA
- the menC gene encoding o-succinylbenzoate synthase translates to MSEALPGAVAGVDLWRYRLPLDHPLRLAGHVLQHRTGLLLEWRREPNRGVWSEIAPLPGFSRESLETCIAECRRFFASHDLHEATAAFHPTPVPNPRRAEKQSVIRHSPEAPTTAANRRAEKRSVIRRSTDACADSAPGAHISQRGQQTPARQGPEAAQPTHDPEDATSQAAKATVIMEAIGERIPHDLSPAVRFGLESGLLQLTVPLPAAPRPALCLLVTAEEPIDPAALSDCSCVKLKVGQRDPAEDRQRLRQILDAMPPTARIRLDANRAWSLEQAAAVCAGLDPERIEYVEEPLRPGRSYSGWHERIPIPFAWDETLREQSQPDLDTPGLRAVVLKPMLTGLYRTQALVRQAQVRGIRPVLSGAYESNLSLDLYAQLAALWSLEGPQGLDTLRPFSAVLLQPPRFLHRNRPLPVLSRDQLEHLGRLW, encoded by the coding sequence GTGAGCGAGGCGCTGCCCGGCGCAGTCGCGGGCGTCGACCTGTGGCGCTACCGGCTGCCGCTGGACCACCCGCTGCGCCTTGCCGGGCACGTCCTCCAACACCGCACCGGGCTTCTGCTGGAATGGAGGCGGGAACCGAACCGGGGCGTCTGGTCCGAGATCGCCCCCCTCCCCGGCTTCAGCCGCGAATCGCTGGAGACCTGCATCGCCGAATGCCGCCGTTTCTTCGCCAGTCACGACCTGCACGAGGCCACCGCTGCATTCCACCCGACGCCCGTTCCCAACCCCCGTAGGGCGGAAAAGCAAAGCGTCATCCGCCATTCCCCCGAGGCGCCGACCACTGCAGCAAACCGTAGGGCGGAAAAGCGAAGCGTCATCCGCCGTTCCACCGACGCATGCGCAGACTCAGCGCCCGGTGCGCACATAAGCCAGCGCGGGCAGCAAACCCCCGCCCGGCAAGGCCCGGAAGCGGCGCAACCCACCCACGACCCCGAAGACGCGACATCGCAGGCAGCCAAAGCCACCGTGATCATGGAGGCAATCGGGGAGCGCATTCCCCACGATCTCAGCCCCGCCGTGCGCTTCGGCCTCGAAAGCGGCCTGCTGCAACTGACCGTACCACTGCCCGCCGCGCCCCGGCCCGCGCTCTGCCTGCTGGTTACCGCGGAGGAACCAATCGACCCTGCGGCCCTTTCCGACTGCAGCTGTGTGAAGCTGAAGGTAGGCCAACGGGATCCCGCCGAGGATCGACAGCGATTGCGGCAAATCCTTGATGCCATGCCCCCCACCGCACGGATACGCCTCGACGCCAACCGTGCCTGGTCGCTGGAACAGGCCGCCGCCGTCTGCGCCGGCCTTGACCCGGAACGGATCGAATACGTGGAAGAACCGCTGCGCCCGGGCCGGTCCTACAGCGGGTGGCACGAACGCATCCCGATCCCGTTCGCCTGGGACGAGACCCTGCGCGAACAATCGCAGCCTGACCTGGATACCCCAGGACTGCGCGCCGTCGTCCTGAAACCGATGCTGACGGGGCTGTACCGGACCCAGGCGTTGGTCAGGCAGGCGCAGGTACGGGGGATCCGGCCGGTGCTGAGCGGCGCCTACGAGTCCAACCTCAGTCTCGACCTCTACGCCCAGCTCGCGGCGCTGTGGTCCCTGGAAGGACCGCAAGGGCTGGACACCTTGCGCCCGTTCTCCGCGGTGCTCCTGCAACCACCGAGGTTTCTGCATCGGAACCGACCGCTTCCGGTGCTCAGCCGCGATCAGCTCGAACACCTGGGGCGGCTGTGGTGA
- the menB gene encoding 1,4-dihydroxy-2-naphthoyl-CoA synthase produces MSTAAPQLSSILPALDWQDHSAPFRDIRYHKAEGIAKITIHRPEVRNAFRPLTVKEMRQALADARYDEGIGVIVLTGQGDLAFCSGGDQRVRGDSGYRDEDGMHHLNVLDLQREIRSCPKPVIAMVAGYAIGGGHVLHIVCDLTIAADNARFGQTGPKVGSFDGGFGASYLADVVGQKKAREIWFLCRQYDAREALDMGLVNKVVPLAQLEHETVAWCRQILEHSPTALRMLKSAFNAGTDGQAGIQELAGNATMLFYMTEEGQEGRNAYLEKRRPDFGKFKRQP; encoded by the coding sequence ATGAGCACCGCAGCCCCCCAACTCAGTTCGATTCTCCCGGCGCTGGACTGGCAGGATCACTCCGCGCCCTTTCGGGACATCCGCTACCACAAGGCAGAAGGGATCGCGAAGATCACGATCCACCGCCCGGAAGTCCGCAACGCGTTCCGCCCGCTGACGGTGAAGGAGATGCGGCAGGCCCTGGCCGATGCTCGCTACGACGAAGGCATCGGCGTGATCGTGCTGACCGGGCAGGGCGATCTCGCGTTCTGCTCCGGCGGCGACCAGCGGGTGCGCGGCGATTCCGGCTACCGCGACGAAGACGGCATGCACCACCTGAACGTGCTCGACCTGCAGCGCGAGATCCGCTCCTGCCCCAAGCCGGTGATCGCGATGGTCGCCGGCTACGCGATCGGCGGCGGCCATGTGCTGCACATCGTCTGCGACCTGACCATCGCCGCCGACAACGCGCGCTTCGGCCAGACCGGGCCCAAGGTCGGCTCGTTCGACGGCGGCTTCGGGGCCAGCTACCTCGCCGACGTGGTCGGCCAGAAGAAGGCCCGGGAGATCTGGTTCCTGTGCCGGCAGTACGACGCCCGGGAGGCGCTGGACATGGGGCTGGTGAACAAGGTCGTTCCGCTGGCGCAGCTGGAACACGAGACCGTCGCGTGGTGCCGGCAGATCCTCGAGCACTCGCCCACCGCGCTGCGCATGCTGAAATCGGCGTTCAACGCCGGCACCGACGGCCAGGCCGGCATCCAGGAACTGGCAGGCAATGCGACAATGCTGTTCTACATGACCGAGGAAGGCCAGGAAGGACGCAACGCCTACCTGGAAAAGCGCCGTCCGGACTTCGGCAAGTTCAAGCGCCAGCCGTGA
- the menH gene encoding 2-succinyl-6-hydroxy-2,4-cyclohexadiene-1-carboxylate synthase, with protein MRPKVTPAPNAEDRPAVLLLHGFMGTGSDWLDTARHLAPTLHCLMPDLPGHDGQPPDSAGPVDGFDAYSRRLWRSLEPLLPRRFALAGYSLGGRLALDLACRHPERISALILESAHPGLATPAERQERARRDEDWARRFENGPWPTVLADWYRQPVFASLTDAQRDAFIARRARHAPQALAQVLRATSLSRQTDRWPDLPRLPMPVAYIAGTEDPKFCAVGERIARMLPALTLVKLGGLGHNCHAAAPERVAAVIHRLCTVEHVP; from the coding sequence GTGAGACCCAAGGTGACTCCTGCGCCGAATGCCGAAGACCGGCCGGCGGTCCTGCTGCTGCATGGCTTCATGGGCACTGGTTCGGACTGGCTCGACACGGCCCGGCATTTGGCACCGACGCTCCATTGCCTGATGCCCGACCTGCCCGGACACGACGGCCAGCCGCCGGACTCGGCCGGCCCGGTCGATGGTTTCGATGCCTATTCCAGACGACTATGGCGTTCGCTCGAGCCGCTGCTGCCGCGCCGCTTCGCGCTCGCCGGGTATTCGCTGGGCGGGCGGCTTGCGCTGGATCTGGCCTGCCGCCATCCCGAACGGATCAGCGCTCTGATTCTGGAAAGCGCCCATCCCGGTCTTGCCACGCCCGCCGAGCGGCAGGAACGTGCACGGCGGGACGAGGACTGGGCACGCCGCTTCGAAAACGGGCCCTGGCCGACGGTGCTGGCCGACTGGTACCGGCAACCGGTGTTCGCGTCCCTGACCGACGCGCAGCGCGACGCGTTCATCGCCCGACGTGCCCGGCATGCCCCGCAGGCCCTGGCCCAAGTGCTGCGCGCGACCAGCCTCTCCCGACAAACCGACCGTTGGCCGGACCTGCCACGGCTGCCAATGCCAGTCGCGTACATCGCCGGCACTGAGGATCCGAAGTTCTGCGCTGTCGGAGAACGGATCGCGCGAATGTTGCCCGCGCTGACTCTTGTCAAACTCGGCGGCCTCGGGCATAACTGCCACGCCGCGGCGCCGGAACGGGTCGCGGCGGTCATTCACCGCCTGTGCACGGTCGAGCACGTCCCTTGA
- the menD gene encoding 2-succinyl-5-enolpyruvyl-6-hydroxy-3-cyclohexene-1-carboxylate synthase has protein sequence MLKASGFGHLNEAWSFVLVDHLHHGHGVRDFCIAPGSRSAPLALAAAHFRQAQGGLQLHTHFDERGLGFFALGLTRSGRRPVAVITTSGTAVANLHPAIIEAFETHAPLIALTADRPDELLDCGANQAIRQRGLFGTNLRGELRLPAPDPGWSADRLREALDAALAGLHGPDAGPVHINAPFREPLYGTTELEHRDHAPPPETGGAEERSVSRRFPDAADGGLLDPSANGHGKQGFGTDRVRFLDRDDAIRPGPPLPARPPTPALPVLSGPVLLVAGHLDPDEAQAVLALAERHDTPVLADIGSQLRLAAHPCVIGGADLLLASPWGRQAFGSAHQILQFGGRLTGKRLNQWLAEFPGTRWLVSRHSAGLDPTHRAIAIQADIPDLCQRLELPLPVDLGLPHRARELQAIVDDTIREEFSELAAARMLSEAIPRDMALMAGNSLGIRLLDWFAQPGHGNPCVTNRGASGIDGLVATACGYVRRHPPGLTLLLGDLSLLHDLNSLALAARSTVPLVIVVLNNDGGGIFHLLPARDEAAWFEPLFQLPHGMDFRQVAGQFGLRYAAPESAPELRSAYREACTRAGCTLIELRFPAGRSAELLRSLFQRLGAVQ, from the coding sequence ATGCTGAAGGCATCCGGCTTCGGCCACCTCAACGAGGCTTGGTCGTTCGTGCTGGTCGATCATCTGCATCATGGCCACGGTGTTCGTGACTTCTGCATCGCCCCCGGCAGCCGCAGCGCGCCGCTGGCGCTGGCGGCCGCCCACTTCCGGCAGGCACAAGGCGGGCTGCAGCTTCACACCCACTTCGACGAACGCGGTCTGGGGTTTTTCGCGCTCGGCCTGACCCGGTCCGGGCGCCGCCCGGTCGCAGTGATCACGACTTCGGGTACCGCGGTGGCCAACCTGCACCCGGCGATCATCGAGGCCTTCGAAACCCATGCGCCGCTGATCGCGCTGACCGCGGACCGCCCCGATGAATTGCTGGACTGTGGCGCAAACCAGGCGATCCGGCAGCGCGGCCTGTTCGGCACCAATCTGCGTGGCGAACTCCGCCTGCCCGCCCCGGACCCGGGCTGGTCGGCCGACCGGCTGCGCGAGGCACTCGACGCCGCACTCGCCGGCTTGCACGGACCCGATGCGGGTCCCGTCCATATCAACGCCCCGTTCCGCGAGCCGCTGTACGGAACAACCGAGCTCGAGCATCGCGACCACGCGCCACCCCCCGAAACCGGTGGGGCGGAAGAGCGAAGCGTCAGCCGCCGGTTCCCCGACGCCGCCGACGGCGGGTTGCTCGATCCAAGCGCGAACGGCCACGGGAAACAGGGTTTCGGAACCGACCGTGTCCGTTTCTTGGACCGCGACGATGCCATACGACCCGGGCCCCCGCTTCCCGCCCGGCCCCCAACCCCGGCGCTGCCGGTCTTGTCGGGCCCGGTCCTGCTCGTCGCCGGGCACCTCGATCCGGACGAGGCACAGGCGGTGCTCGCCCTGGCAGAGCGCCACGATACGCCCGTCCTCGCGGACATCGGCAGCCAGCTCCGGCTGGCCGCACATCCCTGCGTGATCGGCGGGGCCGACCTGCTGCTGGCCAGCCCCTGGGGCCGGCAGGCGTTCGGATCGGCCCACCAGATCCTCCAGTTCGGCGGGCGCCTGACCGGCAAGCGCCTGAACCAGTGGCTGGCGGAATTCCCAGGCACCCGCTGGCTGGTGAGCCGGCACTCCGCCGGGCTCGATCCGACCCATCGGGCCATCGCGATTCAGGCAGACATCCCGGACCTCTGCCAGCGCCTGGAACTGCCACTGCCGGTCGATCTGGGGCTGCCTCACCGCGCGCGGGAGCTGCAGGCCATCGTCGACGACACGATCCGCGAGGAGTTCTCGGAACTCGCCGCTGCGCGCATGCTGAGCGAGGCAATCCCGCGGGACATGGCGCTGATGGCGGGCAACAGCCTCGGCATCCGCCTGCTCGACTGGTTCGCACAGCCCGGTCACGGCAACCCCTGCGTGACCAACCGGGGCGCAAGCGGCATCGACGGCCTGGTCGCCACAGCCTGCGGCTATGTCCGCCGTCACCCGCCGGGGCTGACATTGCTGCTCGGCGATCTGTCGCTGCTGCACGATCTGAACAGCCTCGCACTCGCAGCGCGCAGCACGGTGCCGCTGGTGATCGTGGTGCTGAACAACGACGGCGGCGGAATCTTCCACCTGCTGCCGGCACGCGACGAAGCTGCGTGGTTCGAGCCGTTGTTCCAGCTCCCGCACGGGATGGACTTCCGGCAGGTCGCCGGGCAGTTCGGCCTGCGCTACGCAGCGCCGGAATCGGCCCCCGAGTTGCGCAGCGCCTACCGGGAGGCCTGCACCCGCGCGGGCTGCACCCTGATCGAGCTGCGGTTCCCGGCTGGCCGCAGCGCCGAACTGCTGCGGTCGCTGTTCCAGCGTCTCGGCGCAGTGCAATGA
- a CDS encoding isochorismate synthase, translating to MARLLQRITHWPFRTGHLLHLSERIPALDLLAWLQANPEGARTFWQNRERTLAIAGLGVAVELTAQSGHEYGRLLERCYSILGDRDTMFLGGLSFDGRSGHDEWAAFPGASLVLPAIACVQRHGEYRLSVHLWAESRQEFIRRKTQLIAALSRLRFRDRVGTDPSPARVTSRHDDLDFAGCQRHIQAVLNEIASGKLHKAVLARRVELGLAAPLAPFEVLRRWRDVNPGSFCFAMERGPDLFMGCSPERLYRRCHREFRTESLAGTVRIGQTREEDAALEARLHRDPKLVQEHDLVTRFVRGQIDPWVTDVDSPVQAGVFKLDRIQHRHLPIRATLKPGVFDPPLLDALHPTPAVCGFPRGAAQALIHREETAQRGWYSGAVGVVSPQESEFTVAIRSVLLNHQRILCYSGVGIVAGSDPDEEWNELEAKIESFLSVLEC from the coding sequence GTGGCGCGGCTGCTGCAGCGCATCACCCATTGGCCGTTTCGCACGGGACATCTGCTCCACCTGAGCGAGCGCATTCCAGCGCTGGATCTGCTGGCGTGGCTGCAGGCCAACCCGGAGGGCGCCCGCACGTTCTGGCAGAATCGGGAGCGGACGTTGGCGATCGCCGGCCTCGGTGTGGCAGTGGAGCTCACCGCGCAGTCCGGGCACGAGTACGGCCGCCTGCTCGAGCGCTGCTATTCGATCCTCGGGGACCGGGACACGATGTTTCTGGGCGGGCTCTCGTTCGACGGGCGCAGCGGCCACGACGAATGGGCCGCCTTTCCCGGCGCGAGCCTGGTGCTGCCCGCAATCGCGTGCGTTCAGCGACACGGCGAATACCGTCTGTCCGTGCACCTGTGGGCCGAGTCCCGCCAGGAGTTCATTCGCCGCAAGACACAACTGATTGCTGCGCTTTCCCGGCTGCGCTTTCGCGACCGAGTGGGCACGGATCCGTCTCCCGCGCGCGTGACATCGCGCCATGACGACCTCGATTTCGCCGGATGCCAGCGCCATATCCAGGCGGTGCTGAACGAGATCGCTTCCGGGAAGCTCCACAAGGCGGTGCTGGCACGGCGGGTCGAACTCGGGCTCGCCGCACCGCTCGCCCCCTTCGAGGTACTCCGGCGCTGGCGCGATGTGAATCCGGGAAGCTTCTGCTTCGCGATGGAACGCGGGCCAGACCTGTTCATGGGGTGCTCGCCCGAACGCCTGTACCGGCGGTGCCACCGCGAATTCCGAACCGAGTCCCTCGCCGGCACGGTCCGTATCGGGCAGACGCGCGAGGAGGATGCCGCGCTGGAGGCCCGACTGCACCGCGACCCGAAATTGGTGCAGGAACACGACCTCGTCACCCGCTTCGTGCGCGGCCAGATCGACCCCTGGGTGACCGACGTCGACAGTCCGGTACAGGCGGGGGTATTCAAGCTGGACCGCATCCAGCACCGCCACCTGCCGATCCGCGCCACCCTGAAGCCTGGCGTGTTCGACCCACCGCTGCTCGACGCGCTGCATCCGACCCCTGCCGTCTGCGGCTTCCCACGCGGCGCAGCGCAGGCCTTGATCCACCGGGAGGAAACGGCACAACGGGGCTGGTACAGCGGCGCGGTGGGAGTCGTCTCGCCCCAGGAATCCGAGTTCACGGTCGCGATCCGCTCCGTGCTGCTGAACCATCAGCGGATCCTGTGCTATTCCGGCGTCGGCATCGTTGCCGGTTCCGATCCCGACGAAGAATGGAACGAACTCGAGGCGAAGATCGAATCGTTCCTCTCCGTGCTGGAATGCTGA
- a CDS encoding nitric oxide reductase activation protein NorD produces MGLHWLEFEEIIGRRWHRWASDAASYPRYPEAAVPLDALRTTLGVCFRAAGGAPGLGVDAVPPRVSGHRLTWRQRLGLDDEQLMLARRDEENLLLPPVIDWFPEPGLNRDAYFWLAVFLAHHPETDVPSDPLQRDLRLLRDSAQASQAACASLPGLVQRHRRLCDALLQLRPRRPLPPLEAAIETVIRALLGADEPMDEPTATLLECIRSPQARLPGWLAPKGYRPPLPVPLWAEVWQRDPSAPRDADADERAADSTESEHEGTKRRAERRRLDQTERDDPLLLNRFEKMLAWAEMVNVNRPVEDDDPDSARKAADQLEQLTVTGHRREASNRLRIDLDLAPQAIDEQPLRGVHTYPEWHYRKKQYLPDHCVVIAEPSDEEGEDWQPDAATRRRIRRVRQQFEVLRPRRELLRAQLDGPDLDTDAVVRSHCDIAAGGAGSDRIYLSHHEQSRDLAVAILVDVSLSTEAWVEDRRVIDVEKEALLALVHGLAACGDDFAVYTFTSQRRQQVWVRAVKRFDERLGPPVERRVQALKPGHYTRMGPAIRHVSAELQRQPARHRLLLMLTDGKPNDMDHYEGRYGIEDSHRAVSEARRVGLVVFGVTVDQEAQQYLPRLFGRGAFAIVRRPAALPAALPAIYRQLIQP; encoded by the coding sequence ATGGGGCTGCACTGGCTCGAATTCGAGGAGATCATCGGGCGCCGCTGGCATCGCTGGGCCAGCGATGCCGCCAGCTACCCGCGCTACCCCGAAGCGGCGGTGCCGCTCGATGCGCTGAGGACCACGCTGGGTGTGTGCTTTCGGGCGGCCGGTGGCGCACCCGGTCTGGGCGTCGATGCCGTGCCTCCTCGAGTTTCCGGGCACCGGTTGACCTGGCGCCAGCGCCTCGGGCTCGACGACGAACAACTCATGCTGGCGCGCCGCGACGAGGAAAACCTGTTGCTGCCTCCGGTGATCGACTGGTTCCCGGAGCCGGGGCTCAACCGCGACGCCTATTTCTGGCTCGCGGTGTTCCTCGCCCACCATCCGGAAACGGATGTCCCAAGCGATCCGCTGCAACGCGACCTCCGGCTGCTTCGAGACTCCGCACAGGCCAGCCAGGCCGCCTGCGCAAGCCTGCCCGGTCTGGTGCAGCGGCACCGGCGCCTTTGTGACGCACTGCTGCAACTACGTCCACGACGACCGTTGCCGCCGCTGGAAGCGGCCATCGAAACTGTGATCCGCGCCCTTCTGGGCGCCGACGAGCCAATGGATGAACCGACGGCCACGCTGCTGGAATGCATTCGCTCGCCGCAAGCCCGCCTGCCCGGCTGGCTGGCCCCGAAGGGGTATCGCCCACCGTTGCCGGTGCCGCTTTGGGCCGAAGTCTGGCAGCGGGATCCGTCCGCGCCCAGGGACGCCGATGCCGACGAACGCGCCGCGGACAGCACGGAATCCGAACACGAGGGCACGAAGCGGCGCGCCGAACGCCGACGCCTCGATCAGACCGAGCGCGACGACCCGTTGCTGCTGAACCGCTTCGAGAAGATGCTCGCCTGGGCCGAAATGGTGAACGTGAACCGCCCGGTCGAGGACGACGACCCCGACAGTGCGCGCAAGGCAGCGGATCAACTCGAGCAGCTCACCGTCACCGGCCATCGCCGCGAGGCATCGAACCGGCTGCGCATCGACCTCGACCTCGCGCCCCAGGCGATCGACGAGCAACCGCTGCGCGGTGTTCACACTTACCCGGAATGGCATTACCGCAAGAAACAATACCTGCCCGACCATTGCGTGGTGATCGCCGAACCCTCCGACGAGGAGGGCGAGGACTGGCAACCCGATGCCGCGACGCGACGCCGGATTCGTCGCGTCCGCCAGCAGTTCGAGGTGCTGCGACCACGGCGCGAACTGTTGCGCGCGCAACTGGACGGACCGGACCTGGATACCGATGCCGTCGTCCGCTCGCATTGCGATATTGCCGCGGGTGGTGCCGGATCGGACCGCATCTACCTCTCTCATCACGAGCAGTCGCGCGATCTCGCGGTGGCGATCCTCGTCGATGTCTCGTTATCCACCGAGGCTTGGGTCGAAGACCGGCGCGTGATCGACGTCGAGAAGGAAGCACTGCTGGCCCTGGTCCACGGCCTCGCCGCCTGTGGCGACGATTTCGCGGTATACACGTTCACGTCGCAGCGCCGCCAGCAGGTCTGGGTGCGCGCGGTCAAGCGCTTCGACGAACGCCTCGGTCCCCCCGTGGAACGCCGCGTGCAAGCCCTGAAACCGGGCCACTACACCCGGATGGGACCGGCGATCCGGCACGTGAGTGCCGAGCTGCAGCGCCAACCCGCGCGCCACCGCCTGCTGTTGATGCTGACCGACGGCAAGCCCAACGACATGGACCACTACGAGGGTCGCTACGGCATCGAGGACAGTCACCGTGCCGTGAGCGAAGCCCGGCGCGTCGGGCTGGTCGTGTTCGGCGTCACCGTCGATCAGGAAGCGCAGCAGTACCTGCCGCGCCTGTTCGGCCGCGGCGCCTTCGCGATCGTGCGGCGCCCGGCCGCCCTTCCAGCCGCACTTCCGGCAATCTACCGGCAACTGATCCAGCCATGA
- a CDS encoding CbbQ/NirQ/NorQ/GpvN family protein, with the protein MVTRIATRATPDADPDWPYYRPVGRECELFELAFRHRLPLLLKGPTGCGKTRFVAHMAARLGRPLHTVACHDDLTAADLTGRHLLQGGETRWSDGPLTRAVREGGICYLDEVVEARRDVTVVIHPLTDDRRLLPLERTGEQLHAPPGFMLVVSYNPGYQHVLKNLKPSTRQRFVSIEFDFPPPAVEAEVLAAESGLSGERCAALVNLAGRLRALKGRDLDEGVSTRLLIYCATLVQAGMPIDEAAQYTLVEPLSDDPDIRAALRELIRMTFS; encoded by the coding sequence GTGGTCACCCGCATCGCGACTCGGGCAACCCCGGATGCCGATCCGGACTGGCCCTATTACCGCCCGGTCGGGCGCGAGTGCGAACTGTTCGAACTCGCGTTCCGGCACCGGTTGCCACTGTTGCTGAAAGGTCCGACCGGCTGCGGCAAGACCCGCTTCGTGGCTCATATGGCGGCCCGGCTGGGCCGTCCGCTGCACACGGTCGCCTGCCACGACGACCTGACCGCGGCCGATCTGACCGGGCGCCACCTGCTGCAGGGCGGCGAGACCCGGTGGTCGGACGGCCCGCTGACGCGCGCGGTACGCGAGGGTGGAATCTGTTACCTCGACGAAGTGGTCGAGGCCCGGCGCGACGTGACGGTCGTCATTCACCCGTTGACCGACGACCGTCGGCTCCTGCCGCTGGAACGTACCGGCGAACAACTGCACGCGCCGCCCGGGTTCATGCTGGTGGTTTCCTACAACCCCGGCTATCAGCACGTACTGAAGAACCTGAAGCCGAGCACGCGCCAGCGCTTCGTCAGTATCGAGTTCGACTTCCCGCCACCCGCTGTCGAGGCCGAGGTCCTGGCCGCGGAGAGCGGGCTCTCCGGCGAACGCTGCGCTGCGCTGGTCAACCTCGCCGGGCGCTTGCGCGCGCTGAAGGGCCGTGATCTGGACGAGGGCGTATCCACGCGGTTGCTGATCTACTGCGCGACGCTGGTGCAGGCCGGCATGCCGATCGACGAGGCCGCCCAGTACACCCTGGTGGAGCCGCTGAGCGACGATCCCGACATCCGCGCCGCGTTGCGGGAACTAATTCGAATGACCTTCAGCTGA